Proteins from one Halopseudomonas pelagia genomic window:
- a CDS encoding MFS transporter, translated as MSVEPLIEKGTPAFRRACLALILASLVVFANLYAIHPLLPLIAETFQITSLQASSVFTLTNLTLACSLLVHGPLSDAIGRKGPLLAGITATLVLNLAMAYTTDYSLLLWLRAALGICLGVLPAVAIAYLGDSMSRKAMVAAVGLYIAGNTVGGAGGRLAGGFIGEHLGLQAVFLSLAAFTLLGLICVAILLPRPAGFLPQRLSLAGSFRSFIDHLCNRQLLPAFLLGGCNFMIFINLYTYLTFRLSAEPWQLGAGALGLLFLTYLAGTFSAALSGRLSYGGGLPGMAIGVLLLIGGCLITLSEQLWLILAGLLCNAFGFFLTHSLANAWINQHATHSKASASSLYSVFYYLGSALGVYYLEPFWRLAGWPSVVAGSLLVLLINLGLIVYLRRKSFPA; from the coding sequence GTGAGCGTTGAACCGCTGATTGAAAAAGGCACCCCGGCTTTTCGCCGGGCCTGTCTGGCGTTGATTCTGGCGTCACTGGTGGTGTTTGCCAATCTGTATGCAATACATCCGCTGCTGCCGCTGATTGCCGAGACCTTCCAGATCACCAGCCTGCAGGCCAGCAGTGTATTTACCCTGACCAACCTGACACTGGCCTGTTCGCTGCTGGTGCATGGCCCTCTGTCAGACGCGATTGGCCGCAAGGGCCCGCTGTTGGCAGGTATCACGGCCACCTTAGTGCTCAATCTGGCCATGGCTTATACCACCGACTATTCGCTACTGCTGTGGTTACGCGCAGCCTTGGGTATTTGCCTGGGCGTGCTACCAGCGGTGGCGATCGCCTACTTGGGCGACAGCATGAGCCGCAAGGCAATGGTCGCCGCAGTGGGGCTGTATATCGCGGGCAACACTGTCGGTGGCGCGGGTGGGCGGTTAGCAGGGGGCTTTATTGGTGAGCATCTGGGATTGCAGGCGGTATTTCTCAGCCTCGCGGCCTTCACCTTGCTCGGCCTGATCTGCGTGGCGATTCTGCTGCCCCGCCCTGCCGGTTTTCTCCCGCAGCGGCTGTCACTGGCAGGAAGCTTCCGAAGTTTTATTGATCATCTGTGCAATCGACAATTGCTGCCAGCGTTTCTGCTCGGCGGCTGCAACTTCATGATCTTCATCAACCTGTACACCTATCTGACCTTTCGCCTCAGCGCGGAACCCTGGCAACTCGGTGCCGGTGCACTGGGCCTGCTGTTTCTCACCTATCTGGCCGGCACCTTCTCTGCTGCACTGTCCGGTCGCCTGAGCTACGGAGGCGGGTTGCCGGGGATGGCCATCGGCGTGTTGTTATTGATCGGCGGCTGCCTGATCACTCTCTCGGAGCAATTGTGGCTGATCCTTGCCGGCTTGTTATGTAATGCGTTCGGCTTCTTCCTCACCCATTCGCTGGCCAACGCCTGGATCAATCAGCATGCGACCCACAGCAAGGCCAGCGCGTCCTCACTGTATTCCGTTTTCTACTATCTTGGCTCGGCTCTGGGGGTGTATTACCTGGAGCCCTTCTGGCGCTTGGCCGGTTGGCCGAGCGTTGTGGCTGGCAGTTTGCTGGTCCTGCTGATCAACCTCGGGTTGATTGTTTACTTGCGCCGCAAAAGTTTCCCGGCTTAA
- the glpK gene encoding glycerol kinase GlpK, which produces MAQHILAIDQGTTSSRAIIFDAQANPVAVSQAEFKQYFPQDGWVEHDGEEIWSSTLDVCRDVLHKAQLQASDISAIGITNQRETTLLWDAETGELLHHAIVWQDRRTADYCTELKEAGHEAMVTANTGLLIDPYFSGTKLRWLLDNVDSARERADQGKLRFGTVDTFLLWRLTGGKVHRTDASNASRTLMFNIHTQQWDEQMLELLGIPSSLLPEVMDCAAEFGTTEADVLGAAIPVAGIAGDQQAALIGQACFKAGMVKSTYGTGCFMVMNTGDKPIRSEHRLLTTVGYRLKGKTTYALEGSIFVAGAAIQWLRDGLKLIQHAGETEAMAEETGDQCGVYLVPAFTGLGAPYWDPKARGAIFGLTRDTGIAEIVTAGLQSVCFQTRDLLDAMIADGANSTAALRVDGGMVVNNWVVQALANILGVPVDRPQVTETTALGAAYLAGLQIGLFKDLDDIAQRWQCERAFSPAMPEAKREQLYSGWLDAIRRVRDVPV; this is translated from the coding sequence ATGGCCCAGCATATTCTCGCCATCGACCAGGGCACTACCAGTAGCCGCGCCATTATTTTTGACGCCCAGGCCAACCCCGTCGCCGTCTCTCAGGCCGAGTTCAAGCAGTACTTTCCACAGGACGGCTGGGTCGAGCACGACGGCGAAGAGATCTGGTCCAGCACCCTGGACGTTTGCCGCGATGTACTGCACAAGGCTCAACTTCAGGCCAGCGATATTAGCGCCATCGGCATTACCAACCAGCGTGAAACCACGCTGCTGTGGGATGCCGAGACCGGCGAACTGCTACATCACGCGATCGTTTGGCAGGATCGGCGCACCGCCGACTACTGCACCGAGCTGAAAGAAGCCGGTCACGAGGCGATGGTCACGGCCAATACCGGGCTGTTGATCGACCCCTACTTTTCCGGCACCAAACTACGCTGGCTACTGGACAACGTTGATAGCGCCCGAGAACGCGCCGACCAGGGCAAACTGCGGTTCGGTACCGTCGACACTTTCCTGCTCTGGCGTCTGACCGGCGGTAAGGTGCACCGTACTGACGCCAGCAACGCCTCGCGCACGCTGATGTTCAATATTCATACCCAGCAGTGGGACGAGCAAATGCTCGAACTGCTAGGCATCCCCTCCAGCTTGCTGCCCGAGGTGATGGACTGTGCTGCCGAATTCGGCACTACTGAAGCCGACGTATTGGGCGCGGCGATTCCCGTAGCCGGCATCGCCGGCGATCAGCAGGCAGCGCTGATTGGCCAGGCCTGCTTCAAAGCCGGCATGGTCAAAAGCACGTATGGCACCGGATGCTTTATGGTGATGAATACCGGTGACAAGCCGATCCGCTCCGAGCACCGGCTGTTAACCACCGTCGGCTATCGGCTCAAAGGCAAGACTACCTATGCTCTGGAGGGCAGCATCTTTGTTGCCGGTGCAGCGATTCAATGGCTGCGAGACGGCCTGAAACTGATTCAGCATGCCGGCGAAACCGAAGCCATGGCCGAAGAGACCGGTGACCAGTGCGGCGTCTACCTGGTACCGGCCTTTACCGGCCTGGGCGCACCCTACTGGGACCCGAAGGCACGGGGCGCGATCTTTGGCCTGACGCGCGACACCGGCATTGCCGAGATCGTCACCGCCGGCCTGCAGTCGGTGTGTTTTCAAACCCGCGACCTGCTGGACGCGATGATCGCCGACGGCGCCAACAGCACCGCCGCACTGCGCGTGGATGGCGGCATGGTAGTCAACAACTGGGTGGTTCAGGCGTTGGCAAATATTCTCGGTGTACCGGTAGACAGGCCGCAGGTGACCGAAACCACAGCGCTGGGCGCCGCTTATCTCGCTGGGTTACAGATTGGTTTGTTCAAGGATCTGGACGACATAGCCCAACGTTGGCAATGCGAGCGCGCATTTAGCCCGGCCATGCCCGAGGCCAAACGCGAGCAGCTCTATTCCGGCTGGCTGGATGCCATTCGCCGTGTCAGAGATGTACCTGTCTAA
- the fnr gene encoding fumarate/nitrate reduction transcriptional regulator Fnr — MSTPITLRAALPETHCKDCSLSGMCLPLALHDEELEVLDNIVKRGRPVKKGEMLFRQGDPFESIYALRSGAVKTFSLSDNGEEQITGFHLASELIGLSGMDSERYPVSAVALETTSVCEIPFERLDDLTATMPQLRKQVMRLMSREIRDDQQMMLLLSKKTADERIATLLINLSTRYRARGYSAKCFRLAMSRSEIGNYLGLAVETVSRVFTRFQQQGLIAADGKQIDILDHIELCALAGGQSD, encoded by the coding sequence ATGAGTACTCCCATCACCTTGCGCGCTGCGCTACCCGAAACCCACTGCAAGGACTGCAGCCTCTCAGGCATGTGTTTGCCTTTGGCATTGCATGACGAAGAGCTGGAAGTGCTGGACAACATCGTCAAGCGTGGGCGACCGGTGAAAAAAGGTGAAATGCTGTTTCGTCAGGGCGACCCCTTTGAGTCGATCTATGCCTTGCGTTCCGGCGCGGTAAAGACCTTCAGCCTGTCGGATAACGGTGAAGAGCAAATCACCGGCTTTCATCTGGCCAGTGAACTGATCGGCTTGTCCGGTATGGACAGCGAGCGCTATCCCGTCTCCGCGGTAGCGCTGGAAACCACCTCGGTGTGCGAAATACCATTTGAGCGCCTGGATGACCTGACTGCGACCATGCCGCAACTACGCAAGCAGGTCATGCGCCTGATGAGCCGGGAAATTCGCGATGATCAGCAGATGATGCTGCTGCTCTCGAAGAAAACTGCCGATGAGCGCATTGCCACTTTATTGATCAACCTGTCGACACGCTATCGCGCGCGCGGTTACTCAGCCAAGTGCTTTCGCCTGGCCATGTCGCGCAGCGAAATCGGTAACTATCTGGGTCTGGCAGTCGAAACCGTTTCACGGGTATTTACCCGGTTTCAACAACAAGGTCTGATTGCCGCAGACGGCAAACAGATTGATATACTCGACCACATTGAACTCTGCGCCCTAGCCGGCGGCCAAAGTGACTGA
- a CDS encoding AI-2E family transporter — MLKARAEEKSFILLLVIVSVAFIWLLLPFYSAVFWGTILAIIFQPVQRWIETKLNGRRGLSAFVTLMMILLMVILPVIFLTGALVQEGAALYERMESGNINFGDYFEQIMTALPGPVQDLLARFGLADLSGVQQQLSEGAQQASQFVATKAFGVGQDTFRFLVSFAIMLYLLFFLLRDGPTVSRHIKRAIPLGETYKQHLLTKFTMVVKATVKGNIAVAVVQGALGGFIFWVLGLQGALLWGVLMAVLSLLPAVGAGLIWGPVAIYFLATGAIWQAAVLTAFGAIVIGLADNILRPQLVGKDLKLPDYVVLISTLGGLSLFGLNGFVIGPMIAALFIAAWSLFADAREQAKIEIPLADTPATPASTPQIDTLSISSGGDASR; from the coding sequence ATGCTGAAAGCTCGAGCGGAAGAAAAAAGCTTTATCCTGTTATTAGTGATCGTATCGGTGGCCTTTATCTGGCTGTTGTTGCCGTTTTATAGCGCGGTTTTCTGGGGCACCATTTTAGCGATCATCTTCCAGCCGGTGCAGCGCTGGATTGAAACCAAACTCAATGGTCGGCGCGGTTTATCGGCATTTGTGACGCTGATGATGATCTTGTTGATGGTGATCCTGCCGGTGATTTTTCTCACCGGAGCGCTGGTGCAGGAAGGCGCGGCTCTGTACGAGCGGATGGAGTCCGGCAATATCAATTTTGGTGATTACTTCGAGCAGATCATGACCGCGCTACCCGGGCCAGTGCAGGATCTGCTGGCGCGATTCGGGTTGGCGGATCTTTCCGGCGTCCAACAGCAGCTCTCTGAGGGTGCGCAGCAAGCCAGCCAATTCGTTGCCACCAAGGCATTTGGTGTCGGCCAGGACACTTTCCGCTTCCTGGTCAGCTTCGCGATCATGCTCTATCTGCTTTTCTTTCTGTTGCGCGACGGGCCCACGGTTTCCCGGCATATCAAGCGAGCCATCCCGCTGGGTGAAACATACAAGCAGCACCTACTGACCAAGTTCACCATGGTGGTCAAGGCTACGGTCAAAGGTAACATCGCTGTGGCGGTGGTGCAGGGCGCGTTGGGCGGCTTTATTTTCTGGGTGCTGGGGCTTCAGGGTGCGCTGCTGTGGGGTGTGCTGATGGCGGTGCTGTCATTGTTGCCGGCGGTGGGTGCAGGCTTGATCTGGGGGCCGGTCGCTATTTACTTTCTGGCCACTGGGGCGATCTGGCAGGCTGCGGTATTGACCGCCTTCGGTGCCATTGTGATTGGGCTGGCGGACAACATTTTGCGCCCGCAACTGGTCGGCAAGGATCTCAAACTGCCGGACTACGTAGTACTGATTTCCACTCTCGGCGGACTGTCTTTGTTTGGTCTGAACGGCTTTGTGATCGGACCAATGATTGCCGCGCTATTTATCGCGGCCTGGAGCTTGTTTGCTGATGCGAGGGAGCAGGCGAAAATCGAAATCCCGCTGGCCGACACGCCTGCAACACCTGCGTCCACGCCACAAATTGATACTCTGTCGATTAGCTCCGGCGGCGATGCTAGCCGTTAG
- a CDS encoding NADP-dependent oxidoreductase, whose amino-acid sequence MPQNNQVNRQILLASRPVGAPKAENFNLVESPIPKPEQGQMLLRALWTSLDPYMRGRMSDAKSYSEPVPVGGVMPCGAVCRVEESHLEGFAKGDLVMSYTAGWQDYSVSNGTMVFKLDPQMQNPSQALGVLGMPGFTGYMGLLDIGQPKPGETVVVAAATGPVGAVVGQVAKLKGCRVVGVAGGAEKCAYAVKELGFDACLDHKQDDLAEQLAQACPQGIDVYFENVGGKVFDAVMPLLNPHSRIPVCGLIAQYNATELPPGPDRLPQLMRLMLSQRIRMQAFIIFDNYGPHYPEFLKVMTPWVAEGKVKVKEDQVDGLENAPAAFMGLLEGRNFGKLVVKIADS is encoded by the coding sequence ATGCCTCAGAACAATCAGGTCAACCGTCAGATACTGCTCGCTTCACGCCCGGTAGGCGCTCCTAAAGCCGAGAACTTCAACCTGGTCGAAAGCCCGATCCCAAAACCCGAACAGGGTCAGATGCTGCTCCGCGCCCTGTGGACGTCCCTGGACCCCTACATGCGCGGGCGGATGAGCGATGCCAAGTCCTATTCAGAGCCGGTACCGGTTGGCGGCGTGATGCCCTGTGGCGCGGTATGTCGGGTGGAGGAGTCGCACCTTGAAGGCTTCGCCAAGGGCGATCTGGTCATGTCCTACACGGCCGGTTGGCAGGATTATTCGGTCAGCAATGGCACCATGGTGTTCAAGCTCGACCCGCAGATGCAGAACCCTTCGCAGGCACTGGGTGTACTCGGCATGCCCGGCTTTACCGGCTATATGGGCCTGCTGGACATCGGCCAGCCCAAGCCGGGTGAAACCGTGGTAGTCGCCGCCGCCACCGGTCCGGTCGGCGCGGTCGTGGGCCAGGTTGCCAAGCTCAAGGGCTGCCGCGTGGTCGGCGTAGCTGGCGGTGCGGAAAAATGCGCTTACGCGGTCAAGGAGCTCGGCTTTGATGCCTGCCTGGATCACAAACAGGATGACCTCGCCGAGCAACTGGCCCAGGCCTGCCCCCAGGGTATCGATGTGTACTTCGAGAACGTCGGTGGCAAGGTGTTCGACGCGGTGATGCCGCTGCTTAATCCGCACTCGCGCATTCCGGTCTGCGGCCTGATCGCCCAGTACAATGCCACCGAGCTGCCGCCTGGCCCGGATCGTTTGCCGCAGTTGATGCGCCTGATGCTCAGCCAGCGTATTCGCATGCAGGCGTTTATCATTTTTGACAACTACGGCCCGCACTACCCCGAGTTTCTCAAGGTCATGACGCCCTGGGTTGCCGAAGGCAAGGTCAAGGTCAAGGAAGATCAGGTCGATGGACTGGAGAATGCACCTGCCGCCTTTATGGGGCTGCTGGAAGGCAGGAACTTCGGCAAGCTGGTAGTGAAGATCGCCGACAGCTGA
- a CDS encoding sulfite exporter TauE/SafE family protein: MNAELLPLFLTALALGLLGGGHCIGMCGGLMGALTMAIPAQQRKGWPLWRILLGYNAGRIASYSLAGALVGSLGWLIQDLGLGILLRTLAGLLMIAMGLYLANWWSGLTRIEQLGRGLWRHIEPRARKLLPVKSPSQAIALGALWGWLPCGLVYSTLIWASSQGDAGVSAGLMLTFGLGTLPTLMATGLAAQTMLRWLRKRHVRISAALLVILFGLWTIPGPHQAWLMGHGSHEANQSLPAEATEHQHH, from the coding sequence TTGAACGCCGAGCTTCTGCCGCTGTTTCTCACTGCCCTGGCGCTCGGCTTGCTCGGCGGCGGGCACTGCATCGGCATGTGTGGCGGCCTGATGGGCGCGCTGACCATGGCCATCCCGGCGCAACAGCGCAAAGGTTGGCCGCTGTGGCGCATTTTGCTTGGGTATAACGCCGGGCGAATCGCCAGCTACAGCCTAGCCGGCGCTTTGGTCGGCAGTCTTGGCTGGCTGATCCAGGATCTTGGCCTCGGCATTCTGTTGCGCACCCTTGCCGGATTGCTGATGATCGCCATGGGTTTATATTTGGCTAACTGGTGGTCCGGGTTGACCCGCATAGAACAGTTGGGCCGCGGACTCTGGCGGCATATCGAGCCACGTGCGCGCAAACTGCTGCCGGTCAAATCGCCTAGCCAGGCCATCGCACTAGGCGCGCTATGGGGCTGGCTGCCATGCGGGCTGGTCTACAGCACGCTGATCTGGGCCAGCAGCCAAGGCGATGCGGGGGTGTCTGCCGGGCTGATGCTGACATTTGGTTTGGGCACGCTGCCAACGCTGATGGCCACTGGTCTGGCGGCGCAGACAATGTTGCGCTGGTTGCGCAAGCGCCATGTGCGCATCTCCGCCGCGTTGCTGGTTATCCTCTTTGGCTTGTGGACCATACCGGGACCCCACCAGGCGTGGTTGATGGGGCACGGCAGCCATGAGGCTAATCAAAGCCTGCCCGCAGAAGCTACGGAACATCAGCACCACTGA
- a CDS encoding ion transporter — protein sequence MNTTTLDMSQPWRQRLAERLEQPRIQLLVMALILINAVILGLETSSTMMRHWGGVLKLLDQIILGMFVIEIGLRFVAHGWRLLKDPWGLFDTLVIAIALVPASGPLAVLRALRVLRVLRLVSIVPSMKIVVQSLLSALPGMGSIVALLSLVFYVAAVIATQLFGQAFPDWFGTLGASLYTLFQIMTLESWSMGIVRPVMEVYPFAWLYFVPFILIATFMMLNLFIAVIVDAIQNQRERIAAAKALKEGTVGEVQAEQHASTLSGVHQELLLEEVRQLREELSSLRNALRER from the coding sequence ATGAACACCACTACCCTAGATATGTCCCAGCCCTGGCGTCAGCGGCTGGCTGAACGGCTGGAGCAGCCACGCATCCAACTTCTGGTCATGGCGCTGATTCTGATCAACGCGGTGATCCTCGGCCTGGAAACCTCTTCGACCATGATGCGGCACTGGGGCGGTGTGCTGAAACTGCTCGATCAGATCATTCTCGGCATGTTTGTGATCGAGATCGGTCTACGCTTCGTCGCCCATGGCTGGCGCTTGCTGAAGGATCCCTGGGGGTTGTTTGATACCCTGGTAATTGCCATTGCGCTGGTCCCGGCTAGCGGTCCGTTGGCAGTGCTTCGCGCGCTGCGCGTATTGCGGGTCCTGCGACTGGTATCCATAGTGCCAAGCATGAAGATCGTAGTTCAATCGCTGCTGTCGGCCCTGCCAGGCATGGGTAGCATCGTCGCCCTGCTGAGCCTGGTGTTCTATGTGGCCGCGGTGATTGCGACCCAGCTGTTTGGCCAAGCCTTCCCCGACTGGTTCGGCACCCTGGGCGCCAGCCTGTATACGCTGTTCCAGATCATGACGCTGGAGAGCTGGTCGATGGGTATCGTGCGCCCGGTCATGGAGGTTTACCCGTTCGCCTGGCTGTACTTCGTGCCCTTTATCCTGATTGCCACATTCATGATGCTCAACCTGTTTATCGCGGTGATCGTCGACGCCATCCAGAATCAGCGTGAACGCATCGCAGCGGCCAAAGCACTCAAAGAAGGTACCGTTGGCGAGGTGCAGGCAGAACAGCATGCCAGCACCTTGTCCGGAGTGCATCAGGAGCTACTTCTGGAAGAGGTACGGCAGCTACGCGAAGAACTCAGCTCATTGCGTAACGCACTGCGTGAGCGTTGA
- a CDS encoding response regulator, whose translation MLAPNLPPDTRLLLIDDHQIYLDGLSLTLQNLCQDVRLDHAHNANEAEQHASEHTYDLILLDLQLPDSSGLALLQKLRKIDALVPIAILTASNSASDLDAAMQLGASGFISKTADGGTLLDAVTRLLFGEQVVIGNGMPTDRQASARELGVTPRQLEILDLLSEGLPNKVICQRLNLSEDTVKTHLKALFITFDCHNRTECVGIARKLGLVSL comes from the coding sequence ATGCTGGCCCCAAACCTGCCGCCTGATACGCGTTTGCTGCTGATCGATGATCATCAGATTTACCTCGATGGCTTGAGTTTGACGCTGCAGAATCTCTGCCAGGACGTCAGACTTGACCATGCACACAACGCTAACGAGGCCGAGCAGCACGCCAGCGAACACACCTACGATCTGATTCTGCTCGACCTGCAACTGCCCGACAGTAGCGGTCTGGCATTGCTGCAGAAGTTACGCAAGATCGATGCGCTGGTGCCTATTGCAATACTGACCGCGAGCAACAGCGCCAGCGATCTGGACGCTGCCATGCAGCTCGGCGCGTCGGGCTTTATCAGCAAGACCGCCGACGGCGGCACTCTGCTGGATGCGGTGACGCGCTTGCTGTTCGGCGAACAGGTCGTCATCGGCAATGGCATGCCTACGGATCGCCAAGCATCTGCACGCGAGCTGGGTGTTACCCCCCGGCAGTTGGAGATCCTTGATCTGCTCAGTGAGGGCCTGCCGAACAAGGTAATTTGTCAGCGCCTGAATCTCTCGGAAGATACGGTCAAAACGCATCTCAAGGCCTTGTTCATCACCTTCGACTGCCACAATCGTACCGAGTGCGTGGGTATTGCTCGCAAGCTCGGCTTGGTCAGCCTTTAG
- the ybaK gene encoding Cys-tRNA(Pro) deacylase: MTPATKLLDKAGIDYRLHRYQHDPKAQSYGGEAADKLGLDPARVFKTLLASSETAELLVAIVPVNGMLDLKALAASAHVKKIAMADPAAAQRSTGYLLGGISPLGQKKALRTFIDTSARQWPTLYVSGGRRGLEIELTAEALASQTRGEFANISRADKPHH; encoded by the coding sequence ATGACGCCAGCTACAAAATTGCTCGACAAAGCCGGCATTGATTACCGGCTGCATCGCTATCAACATGACCCCAAGGCCCAATCTTATGGCGGTGAAGCCGCCGACAAACTCGGACTCGATCCTGCGCGTGTGTTCAAGACGCTGCTAGCCAGCAGCGAAACCGCCGAGCTATTGGTTGCCATTGTACCGGTCAACGGCATGCTTGATCTTAAAGCACTGGCAGCTTCAGCCCACGTCAAAAAAATTGCCATGGCCGACCCCGCCGCTGCACAGCGCAGCACCGGCTATCTGCTGGGCGGCATCAGCCCGTTAGGGCAAAAGAAAGCATTGCGGACCTTTATCGACACCAGCGCCCGGCAATGGCCTACCCTGTATGTCAGCGGCGGCCGACGTGGGTTGGAAATTGAACTGACCGCAGAGGCGCTGGCCAGCCAGACCCGTGGGGAATTCGCGAACATTAGCCGCGCAGACAAACCGCATCACTGA
- a CDS encoding adenine phosphoribosyltransferase yields the protein MIFDEYSIKSLVRPIPDFPKAGVTFRDITPLYQSPRAMRMVADSLIQRYVESPITHIAAIDARGFLLGSVLAYELNKPLILVRKAGKLPADVISETYSSEYGDCVVEMHRDALKGGEQVLLLDDLIATGGTFLAAARLIKQLGGNVYEAAAIIDLPDLGGSRKMQDADIPTYTLCAFELDE from the coding sequence ATGATATTTGACGAGTACAGCATCAAATCCCTGGTCCGCCCGATACCCGATTTCCCCAAGGCCGGGGTGACCTTCCGCGACATCACCCCACTGTACCAGTCACCCCGCGCGATGCGCATGGTCGCTGACAGCCTGATTCAACGCTATGTCGAATCACCCATTACACACATTGCCGCTATCGATGCCCGCGGCTTTTTGCTCGGTTCAGTGCTCGCCTACGAGTTGAATAAACCGCTGATTCTGGTACGCAAGGCCGGCAAGCTGCCTGCCGATGTGATCAGCGAAACCTACAGCAGCGAATACGGTGACTGCGTAGTGGAAATGCACCGCGATGCGCTCAAGGGCGGCGAGCAGGTGTTGTTGCTCGACGACCTGATTGCCACTGGCGGCACCTTTCTGGCTGCAGCCAGACTGATCAAGCAACTCGGCGGCAATGTTTACGAGGCCGCCGCCATTATCGACCTGCCCGACCTCGGCGGCTCCCGCAAGATGCAGGATGCCGATATTCCCACTTATACCCTGTGTGCTTTCGAGCTGGACGAATAA
- a CDS encoding ATP-binding protein, protein MSPGPASSQIPIDEPALLAQQRSFTNLRFSQGFEPDFQRYLHDKMCNRVWVVAFSCVIFMLLFVWIDLTYLPAYLNRYTVSVRLVVLTIVCITLWYANRPNKIVPQRAFAAAWLSYVLSGLMVAMIIVVSRIADIGVQVTHDGLYLVLLSGFFLLGLPMRYAVTGSWGIVLAYLWAEYMIGSPRSLIIASGLFLVCFNLIGSLGAYIYEYMMRGAYLNERLLVAARARAERESQSKTRFLATASHDLRQPLHAMSLFIQHLDERVIDPPLRLTVKRLADSTQLLQAMLNSLLDISRLSVGMVRPQLRAFNLRPWLLRLLAGLEASAEQRGVRMHLVCPPHIAVYSDPLVLERLIRNFLNNALLHAQATEVRIEVVRVEQRVRLSVVDNGCGLSTVEQEQVFDEFTQLNNPARTLEKGVGLGLSICRQLMHLLEYPSGLISAPGQGSQFWIEVPVADWTEELKSAPEHQQTTLLGNVVVIENDLINQEAMETLLREWGCTVRCYQTPEQALENILPGSVDLLVSDYRLEGSMDGISLVRSLRERGLHTGATLLITADTSEEVAEAARLTDIELIYKPVLPARLRRLIQQLLAD, encoded by the coding sequence ATGTCACCGGGCCCTGCCAGCTCCCAGATTCCTATTGACGAACCAGCGTTGCTGGCCCAACAACGTAGTTTTACCAACCTGCGTTTCAGCCAGGGCTTTGAACCAGATTTTCAGCGCTATCTGCATGACAAGATGTGCAATCGGGTGTGGGTGGTGGCCTTTTCCTGCGTCATTTTCATGTTGCTGTTCGTCTGGATTGATCTGACCTATTTGCCCGCGTATTTGAATCGCTATACTGTCAGCGTACGCCTGGTGGTGCTGACAATCGTCTGCATCACCCTCTGGTATGCCAATCGACCCAACAAAATCGTCCCGCAACGGGCCTTCGCTGCAGCCTGGCTCAGTTATGTGTTGAGCGGGCTGATGGTGGCCATGATCATTGTCGTCAGCCGCATTGCGGACATCGGCGTGCAGGTCACCCACGACGGTCTGTATCTGGTGTTGCTCTCGGGTTTCTTTCTGCTTGGCTTACCGATGCGCTATGCGGTGACCGGGTCCTGGGGCATCGTGCTGGCATACCTGTGGGCGGAATATATGATTGGCAGCCCGCGCAGTTTGATCATCGCCAGCGGGTTATTCCTGGTGTGCTTCAATCTGATCGGCAGCCTCGGCGCGTATATCTATGAGTACATGATGCGCGGCGCATACCTGAATGAGCGCCTACTGGTCGCAGCGCGCGCACGGGCCGAGCGCGAAAGTCAAAGTAAGACGCGCTTTCTGGCTACTGCCAGTCATGACTTGCGCCAACCGTTGCATGCCATGTCCTTGTTTATCCAGCACCTTGACGAGCGAGTGATCGATCCTCCGCTCCGGCTGACGGTCAAACGCCTGGCGGACTCAACTCAGTTGCTGCAAGCCATGCTTAATTCGCTGCTGGATATCTCGCGGTTGAGTGTGGGAATGGTACGTCCGCAACTGCGGGCTTTCAACCTGCGGCCGTGGCTGTTGCGGTTACTGGCCGGACTGGAAGCCAGCGCTGAACAGCGCGGCGTACGAATGCACCTGGTTTGCCCACCTCACATTGCCGTCTACAGCGATCCATTGGTGTTGGAGCGGCTGATTCGCAACTTTCTCAACAACGCATTGCTGCACGCCCAGGCGACTGAGGTTCGTATTGAAGTCGTAAGGGTCGAACAGCGTGTGCGCTTGTCGGTGGTCGATAATGGTTGCGGTTTGAGCACCGTCGAGCAAGAGCAGGTCTTCGATGAGTTTACGCAGTTGAATAACCCTGCGCGTACGCTGGAGAAGGGCGTAGGGTTGGGGCTGTCCATCTGCAGACAATTGATGCACCTGCTGGAATACCCCTCTGGTCTGATCTCTGCGCCGGGGCAGGGTTCGCAGTTCTGGATAGAAGTGCCGGTGGCTGACTGGACCGAGGAGCTGAAGAGCGCTCCTGAGCATCAACAAACTACTTTGCTCGGCAACGTGGTGGTCATCGAGAACGACCTGATCAACCAGGAAGCGATGGAAACCCTGTTGCGGGAATGGGGTTGTACGGTGCGCTGTTATCAGACGCCCGAGCAAGCGCTGGAAAACATCCTGCCGGGCAGCGTAGATCTGCTGGTCAGCGATTACCGGCTGGAGGGTAGTATGGATGGCATCTCACTGGTCAGGTCGCTGCGTGAGCGCGGTCTGCATACTGGCGCCACGCTGTTGATTACCGCTGATACCAGCGAAGAAGTCGCCGAGGCGGCGCGCTTGACGGATATCGAGCTGATCTATAAACCGGTACTACCCGCTCGCCTGCGGCGACTGATCCAGCAGTTGCTCGCCGACTAA